DNA from Daucus carota subsp. sativus chromosome 1, DH1 v3.0, whole genome shotgun sequence:
ATCAAAATGCGCCAAAATTGATGTTCCCGGTTCCATATCATTTCTAGCACTTGTTTTGATTTCATTGGCATCCAATCCGATGACACCTCCAGGCGGGCTAACTGCTGCTTGATAAGCCATGGCAGCTATGACAGTCGCTGCCACGAGTAATGAGTCGCCTTTGTTTTCACCTTTCTTCTTCAAAATGCTCCACTTCTTCACGGTCTTTACTAACTTAGCTCTTCTATTGCAGCGTGGTTTCGTTGATGTCTGAGCATTATTAGTATCTTCTGTGGTCAATTGGCGCGTTGTGTTCCCAAATTCTTTAGCTCTTAAAGCGCCAGAGGAAATAAGTAGCCGCTTAATTTCTATGGTTTTCACATCTATAGGCATTTCCTCTGTTATGTCTAGAGCTGTGAGGCCATCTCCGTTGACTTCATTTACTCTAATTTCGCTTCTGGTGAGCAGGTATTTTACTTGCTGTGTTCGCCTTAGAGCTGTTGCAGTGTGTAAAATTGTACTGCCATTTCCATCTTTGACATTTGTTAAATCCTCGTCGAGTGTAGTGGATTCCAGTAGAAGAATGAGAGGTTTCAGACGATTGTATATGACACACGAATGAAGTATAGTCTCTCCGTGATCCAACGTGTAGCAAGTGACCTCTGGCTTGGCTGCCCATAACTTGTTTATGGACTCGTACTGACCATTCATTACCGCGAGATGAAGGGGAGTTCTTCCATCCTCGTCTCGTACCAGACAAACACTTGGATCTTCTTGTAACAACAAATTGACAATATTTACATAACCATTTGCAGATGCCAAATGAAGAGGTGAACGATCTTGCGAGTCCAACCAAGTAGCAAAATTGGGCTTGTAAAGTAGGAGAGATTTCGCATAGTCATAGTGGCCTAGCATGACAGCTAGATGCAAGGGCGTTTGGTTAAAGCAAGAAGTGACCGAAACTCGGGCAAGAACGAGCTCATCTTCTTTCATCAACGCTTTCAAGGTCTCTACATCACCTTTCAAGGTTGCATCATAAAGCCGCTTCTCTATCATGTTACTTCTCTCCATCGCAAACAACA
Protein-coding regions in this window:
- the LOC108195849 gene encoding ankyrin repeat-containing protein ITN1-like, with amino-acid sequence MERSNMIEKRLYDATLKGDVETLKALMKEDELVLARVSVTSCFNQTPLHLAVMLGHYDYAKSLLLYKPNFATWLDSQDRSPLHLASANGYVNIVNLLLQEDPSVCLVRDEDGRTPLHLAVMNGQYESINKLWAAKPEVTCYTLDHGETILHSCVIYNRLKPLILLLESTTLDEDLTNVKDGNGSTILHTATALRRTQQVKYLLTRSEIRVNEVNGDGLTALDITEEMPIDVKTIEIKRLLISSGALRAKEFGNTTRQLTTEDTNNAQTSTKPRCNRRAKLVKTVKKWSILKKKGENKGDSLLVAATVIAAMAYQAAVSPPGGVIGLDANEIKTSARNDMEPGTSILAHFDPKTSKYFWIYNTISFLASLSIIFLFASGTSAKRKIFIWVLRAAMWIIVAAMGLSYLIAVTTIILGPNAHNTTYGTLVIAAITWDGLIFVSLLFPAYYLISAALRKVKQC